Below is a genomic region from Pyrinomonadaceae bacterium.
CGGGGAGGTTGATCCCATGGCGGAACTGGATCCCTGGGACCGCCAACCGGGCGAGACGTCCAAGGCCTACGAAGCGTTCTCCATATACCGTGATATGGGGGCACAACGGACTGTAAGACGCGTAGCGCAACACCTGAACAAAAGTCAGCAGCTGATCAACGGCTGGTCTGGCAAGAACAACTGGGTGGCGCGCGCGGCTGCGTTCGACTCCATTCCGGGCAGAGCGATGGCCGAGGCCTACGCGGACATGGCCGCCGATATCGCGGCGCAGCACCGGGAACTGAGCGACAAGCTCATGGCCAAGCTGAGCCGGAACCTGGACCTGCTGCCGGACGGGGCCGACCCCACCATCCGCTGGTCCACGGCCCACGGCGCCGCGCGTCAGGGCCATGCCCTGGCCACCGATCTGGTCAAGCCCGAGTCCAAGGCGAACGACGAGATCAACAAGGCCATCGAGAACCTGCTGAACAAGCTCGCGGGGGAGTGAGCCATGGACGGTGCCTATGTGCAGTGCCCGGCCACGCATCCCGAGACAGGGCAGCAGTGCGTGAAACTGGCCAACACGCATCACGAACACATGTCCAGTCAGGCGCGTGATGTGCACTGTAAACGCTGGTACGACAAGGCAAACGTTCTGTTCGCGTGCGGCTCCGACAACGACGGCTACCCCACGTGCCAGGGGGACAGGAGTACCTGCGGGCGTGGCTACTCGTGCCCAGAACTGGACAAGCCAGGTGTTACATGAGCACGGCCCCGCTCCTGCCCCCGGACTGGCAGACGTGGCCCGAAAAGCAGCGCGCGGAACTGCTCACCCGCCTTCAGACCCTGGCGCAGGAGCGGGACGCGGGGAAGGTCCCGTGGCTGTGCACGGTCCCCGGGTGCGACGGCCTGCCCCACAAGGGGCGCATGGGCCCGCACGCGCGAGCGGACCAGCGGCCCCCGGACGGGGACGAGTGGGACCAGTGGGTGGCTCTCGCCGGCCGTGGGTGGGGCAAGACCCGCACCGGGGCCGAGTGGGCCATCGCTCAGGCACGCGTGTACGACCGTGGCGCTCTCGTCGGGCCCACGGCCGGTGACGCGCGTGACGTTCTCGTTGAGGGCGAGAGCGGCATCATGGCGTGCGCCCCCACGGCGTTCCGGCCCGTGTACGAGCCCAGCAAGCGGCGCCTGACGTACCCCAACGGGGCGCAGCAAGCGGTGTACTCGGCCGATGAGCCGGACCGTCTGCGCGGCCCCCAGCACCACTACGCGTGGGCAGACGAGCTGGCAGCGTGGAAGCGCTTGCAGTACGCGTGGGACATGCTGATGATGGGTCTTAGGCTCGGTGACCACCCCCGCGTCTGCGTGACCACCACCCCCCGCCCGCTTCCGCTGATCAAGGAACTGGTCAAGAGCGACCGCAGCGTTGTGGTGCGCGGCTCCACGTACGACAACCTGCACAACCTGGCCCCCACGTTCCGGCGCACGGTCCTGGACCGTTACGCGGGCACCGTGCTCGGGCGCCAGGAACTGGACGCCGAGATCCTGGAAGATCTTCCCGGCGCCCTGGTACGGCGCGCCTCCATCGAGAGCGCGCGCGTGGACGAGGCACCGGACCTGGCAACCAAGGTTGTGGCCGTCGACCCGGCCGGCACCGGCACGGGCGACGAAGCGGGAGTGATCGTGGCCGGGCTCGGTTCCCTGGTCAAGGACGTGTACATCCTGGCCGACTACTCGGCACAGATGAGCGCGCGTCAGACCGGTCTCACTGTCTGGGAAGCGTTCTACGAACACGAGGCGGACTACGTGGTGTACGAGGACAACTTCGGCAAGCAGTGGCTGAGGGACGGGCTCATCGACGCGTACGCGGACTATCACAACCTGGACACGGAGCAGCGCCGCGCGCTGCGTGAGGGGTCCGAGGACAAGCCCGAGGACCTGGTCATCGAGGAGGAAGACGAGAATGGGGAGCCGATTGAAGCCAAGGTGATCGTGTCCCCGTTCACCATCCTGCGCAAGGTCACGGCGCAGCACGGCAAGGTGCTCCGTGCTCAGCCCGTGGCCATGCGCTACGAACAGGGGCGCGTGCACCACGTCGGCACGTTCCCAGAGCTGGAGGACCAGGAGACGACCTGGAACCCCCACGAGACGCCCAACGAGTCCCCGGACCGGGTGGACGCGCTTGTCCACGGGGCCACGTACCTGATGAAACTGGAACGCGGGCGCGGTCGCATGTCCTCTCCCCACGGGGCCGGCGTCGGGCGCGCGGCCGGGATCGCTCGCACCACAGCCATGGTGCGGCCCCCGCAGACCATGATCCGGAGGCACACCGCATGACCCTTTCTTTCGTGATCATGACGCTGGCCGTTGCCCGCCTCACGCGCCTGATCACCACCGACGTGCTCTTCGAGGTACCGCGTGGCTGGTTCGTGCGCAAACTCATCGAGCATGACGGGCCGCCGAGCGAGATCCGGGCCAAGCTCGCCTACCTGATCGTCTGCGACTGGTGTGCCAGCGTGTACGTGGGCGCGGTGGGAGCGGGCGCATGGTACGCGTGGCATGGGACCATGCCGTTTATGGTCATCACCGCTGCACTCGCAGCCTCGTACGTCACGGGATTCCTGACGTCGGTCACGGAGGAGTAGCGGATGGGTCTGTTCAGGCGCGACAAGGACGGCATGACGGACGCCACCAGCCGCACGTCAGCACACACGCCCCAGGGCCGCTCCCTGGTGGCCTCCGTCATGCCGTTGGCCGGTCCCGAGGGCAAACAGGCGTGGCAGGCGGCTTCCAGCGACGCGGGGTGGCAGGCTCAGGCCTGGTACTTCTACGACGCTGTGGGGGAGCTGCGGTTCGCGTTCAACTGGCTGGCCAACGCGATCAGTCGTGCGAGCCTGTTCGCGGCCGAGGTCGACTCGAACACGGGCAAGATCACGGGCCCGACTGACGACACGCGCGCTCAGGCAGCTGCTCAGTCCGTGCTCGGGGGCTCGGACGACCGGCCGCAGTTGCAGTCCACCATGGCCCTTCAGTGGCAGGTGTCGGGTGAGACGTTCGTTCTCGTGCTGCCGCAGAGAGCGGCACCGGACCGCTGGCTCACGCTCAGCCGCCGCAGCATGCGGGAACGCGGGGGCACGTGGTCGTACAAGGACCCGCTCACAGGCGTGTGGACGAAACTCGGGCCCAAGGACATGGTCATGCGGGTGTGGTCGCCGCACCCGGACGAGCAGACCCATGCCGACTCCGCCATGCGCGCAGCGATCCCGATCCTCACCGAAGTCGAGAAAGCCTCCCAGAACATCATCGCGCGGCTCGACTCCCGGATCATGAGCAACGGGCTCTACCTCGTTCCGCAGGAAGTCGACTTCTCCTCGGCCGAGAGCGAGATGAGCAGTGCGGAGAGCTTCCGTCAGATGCTCATGGACGCGATGACCGCCTCACTGACCAACCCGGGCACAGCCCTGGCTCAGGCGCCGGTCGTGGCCGAGGTACCGGGAGAGTGGCTGGCCGCCATGTCCGGGGCGCACGTCGACTTCGCCACGGCGATGGACGCTGCGATCACGGAGCTGCGCCAGGATGCTCTTCAGCGCGTCGGGCGCACCCTGGACATGCCGCGTGAGATGGCCATGGGGGAGCTGGCTCAGGCCAACCACTGGTCCGGGTGGCTGATTGAGGAGTCCACGTACAAGATCCACGTGGAACCGTTCCTGCTGAAGTTCGGCATGGCTCTGACCAAGACCTGGTTCCGTCCCGCACTCGTCGCCATGGGCGAGACCAACCCGGACCGGTTCGTTCTCGCCTGGGACATCACCGAAGTCGTTGCCCGGCCGGACGACAAGGAGGACGTCAAGTACCTCGTAGAGAACGACATGGTCAGTGTGGACTGGGCTCGCTCGAAGTTCGGCGTGCCTGACGACGCGATCCCGTCCGAAGAGGAGTCTCGCAAGAACCTGGCCCGTGTGCTGGCCTCTGCTGCTCCGTCGATTCTGGAGAACGAGAGCATCGCCGCAGCTCTCGGGTTCGAGCCCACGGTGCAGCCGCAGCCCGTCGGCGCCGGAGGGCTGCCGAGCGATGAGGCCGCGCCGGAGGGGGGTCCCCGCGCGCTGCCCCAGACGCGGGACAACGAGCCGGACGCTGCGCTTGTGGCCGCCGCCGAACTGGTGGCGCTGGACGCGCTCGGGCGCGCCGGCGGGCGGTTGCTCACGCCCACGTACCGGGGCCAGTTCAAGGACGTCGACCGCTGGGCACTGCACACGGTCATCCCACGGCCGGATGACGTGATGTCGCTGCTGACAGGCAGCTTCCAGCACGTCAACCTGATCGCCTCCGGTTTCGGGCTGGACCCGGTTAACCTGCGACAGAACGTACAGGCGTACGTGACCATGCGATTGCGGACAGGCCAGCCACATGACCGTCAGGTGCTGGCCGATTACCTGTACCAGGTCCGGGACCAGTGACCACGCCCCCGGATGACCCGGACCTCCCCGCTCGTATGCGAGCGAGCGCGTTCATCCGTGACGCTGAGCGGAGGATGCAACAGGCCTGGTTCCGGTCCGCCACCCGGTGGATGGACCGGGTGCGGCCCACGGTCACGGGCGGCGGCCAGGTCCAGCCCCAGAACGTGGGCCAGCACACGGCATTCTGGGGGCAGCTCATTGCGGAGGAAGTCCTCCCGCAGTCCGCGTCCCTGTTCGCGCGTGTGCGGGGCCGCATCACGGGGCGCGCCGAGCCGGTGACCGATCCCACGGCCGCTCAGTTCCTGAACGAGGCCGGCAACCGGCTTAAGCGGCTGCCCGATGAGGTGTACGCGCTGATCGTGCGAGAGGTGGAAGAGGGCGTCGCGCGGGGGGAGTCGATCCCCGACGTCACCCAGCGGGTCAACACCGTGCTCACCGCCACCGGGTCCGAACGCTGGCCGCACCGGGCCGTCACCGTGGCGCGCACCGAGGTCATGGCGGCGGTGAACGCGGGCGCGTACGCGGGCGCCGTGCGGGACGCCGAGCGCCGGGGTGACCCGGCGCCGTTCAAGGTCTGGCTGGCCACGGAGGACACGCGCACGCGTCCCACGCACCACGAAGCTGACAAGCAACGCACGCTGCTCACGTCCCCGTTTATCGTGGGAGGGGCGCAGCTTCAGTTCCCGGGCGACCCGCGCGGGCCCGCTCAGGAAGTGATCAACTGTCGCTGTACGTTTCTACCCGTCACTCTCGGTGAGACGATCGACTGGACAGACAGGCAGGACCCATGACCACAGACTGTCACGACTCTAAGTGCGATTACCCGGAGCCACATCGGCACGGGTTCGCTTGTGGGCCCAAGTGCCCGTGCGGGGAAGGGATGCAGCATGGGTAGGCCATGGAGCGCGGTTCTCGCGCGTATCGGAACACCGACCGGGGACCGGCGCATCATCGCACCCGGCGCCCTCACCACGCGCGCGCTCCCGCTCCCGCTCATGTGGCAGCGCGTGAGCGGAGAGGGCCACGGCGGGGCCGTCACGGTCGGTGCCATCGAGACACTGACCATCGACAACGAGTCGGGCATGGTCACCGGTACCGGTCACTTCCTGGACGTGCGCGGGGCCGATGATGCCGAGCGCCAGACCGAGGCCGGGGTCACGGGCCCGAGCGTCGACCTGTTCGACGACTTCGACATCGCCGAGGTGCAGACACTCATCGAAGCCCGGGTTGTCGGGCCGGACCTCACCGGCAACTTCGACGACATCGAGTATGTGGTCGACGAGAACGACATGACTGTCATCACGAACGCGCGCATCGCGGGCGCGACCCTGGTCCAGATCCCCGCGTTCGCGGACGTGTCCATCACGCTGCTGGACGATGTTTCACGTGAAACATCGCACCCGGTCCTCGCAAGTGCGGCCGATGTTTCACGTGAAACACTGCCCCCGCTGGACGCGTTCGCCAACCCGGGCTTCACCGAGTACACGCACCTGCGGTACGAGGAATTCGCGTGGGGCACGAAGGTGAGCGGTCACATCGCCGACTGGACCAGTTGCCACCTCGGTCTCCCGGGCTGCACCACGGCGCCCGCATCCATGACCGGGTACGCGCACTTCCTCACCAAGCCACAGCGCACGTCGGACGGCACCACGGTGCCCGTGGGCGTGCTCACCGCCGGGGAAGGGCACGCGGACCCGAAGTTCGGTATCCGGCCGGCGCAGGATCACTACGACCGGCCGGAGCTGGCCGTGGCGAAGGTGTTCGCCGGGGAGGACGAGCACGGCATCTGGGTGAGCGGGTGGATCCTGCCGTACGCGGACCCGACCCGTGTCCAGATGCTGAAGGACCTGGACGTGTCCGGGGACTGGCGCCAGACCGGCGGCAACCTGGAACTCATTGCCGCGTGCGCGGTCAACACCGGCGCCTACACTCAGCCCCGCCACGTGTACTTCAGCCTGGAACTCGGGGGGCAGCAGACTCTGATCGGACGGTTCGCCCGTCGGTCGGACGATGTTTCACGTGAAACATCGGCACCGGACCCCGGTCCGGTTGTGGACGACGCGCGCGCCGCATGGGCGCGTGCCAACTGGAAGGTGGCCTAGACCACATGCCCACAGAAGAGATCGCTAACCGGTTCAAGCACCACCCGCCCCGGGACGAGAACACGGTCAAGGCGCATGAGTTCGTGCGGGAGACCCTGCGCTGGGTTGCGGGCAAGTTCGACGAAGAACTCCCGGCCGGGCGCGAGAAGAGCGTCGCCATGACGAAGCTGGAAGAGGCCATGTTCTGGGCCAACGCCGCCATCGCGAGGGAGAGCTGATCATGGGATGCTGCGGGAACAGGAAAGCGGCCACTCAGCTGGAGTACGAGGTGACCACGGCCAAGAACGGCGTGGAGCGGGTCACGACCATGGCCGAAGTCAAGCTCAAGCTGGCCGCCGGCGGCGGGGGAAGTTACCGGTCGGTACCAGTGAAGCCTGACGCGGACAAGAAGTAGGCTGACCGCAGTCCAGTCCGGGACGCCCCGAAGCCCCGCATTACCAGTGCTCTGGTGTGCGGGGCTTCTCCTGTTACCATCCGATCAGGAGTGCTGTACTGGGAGTGCGGCTCTGACGTGTAGACCATCCGTCCGAGCCGACCCGAGGAGTCAGCCATGGCCGACGAGACCACACCGGAAGCCTTCAACGCTTCCGTTCTCTCCGACGAGGAACTGCGCAGTGAGTACACGCGCGTCCGTGACCGGGGAACGGAGCTGTCCGCCAAGGACACGCTGACCCCGGAGGAGACGACCGAGCTCACCTCCCTGGCCGCTCACGTCACCGCCGTGAACACCGAGCTGAGCGCGCGCACCGAGGCCGCCGCCGCTCTTCAGGCCACGCGCGAGACGTTCGCGACGCTGCCCGACCTGGCCCCGGCCGCCGTACCTGCACCGGTCGCGCCCGCTGCTCCGGCCGAGCCGGTCATCGAGCCGACCGCCGTGGTCACCGCGTCCGTTCCCTCCGTCGCTCAGCTTCCCCCGGCGCCGGCTCCCGTCGCTCCCGTGCGCCCCTCACGCGGCATCGTGAGCGCGTTCGTGTCCTCGGGCGCGGCCGGGTACGCGGGCAAGCAGGTCAACGAAGAGTTCGACGGCCTCACCGACATCAGCAAGGCCCTCATCGCCAACGCGCAGTCCATGGGCCGCGTGGGCGGCGGCCAGGGATCGCGTCAGGCCATAGCGCAGTTCCGCCGGGACCGGGGAACCGAGTTCCGCATCGAC
It encodes:
- a CDS encoding terminase family protein, whose product is MSTAPLLPPDWQTWPEKQRAELLTRLQTLAQERDAGKVPWLCTVPGCDGLPHKGRMGPHARADQRPPDGDEWDQWVALAGRGWGKTRTGAEWAIAQARVYDRGALVGPTAGDARDVLVEGESGIMACAPTAFRPVYEPSKRRLTYPNGAQQAVYSADEPDRLRGPQHHYAWADELAAWKRLQYAWDMLMMGLRLGDHPRVCVTTTPRPLPLIKELVKSDRSVVVRGSTYDNLHNLAPTFRRTVLDRYAGTVLGRQELDAEILEDLPGALVRRASIESARVDEAPDLATKVVAVDPAGTGTGDEAGVIVAGLGSLVKDVYILADYSAQMSARQTGLTVWEAFYEHEADYVVYEDNFGKQWLRDGLIDAYADYHNLDTEQRRALREGSEDKPEDLVIEEEDENGEPIEAKVIVSPFTILRKVTAQHGKVLRAQPVAMRYEQGRVHHVGTFPELEDQETTWNPHETPNESPDRVDALVHGATYLMKLERGRGRMSSPHGAGVGRAAGIARTTAMVRPPQTMIRRHTA
- a CDS encoding DUF1360 domain-containing protein, yielding MTLSFVIMTLAVARLTRLITTDVLFEVPRGWFVRKLIEHDGPPSEIRAKLAYLIVCDWCASVYVGAVGAGAWYAWHGTMPFMVITAALAASYVTGFLTSVTEE
- a CDS encoding phage minor head protein; the encoded protein is MQQAWFRSATRWMDRVRPTVTGGGQVQPQNVGQHTAFWGQLIAEEVLPQSASLFARVRGRITGRAEPVTDPTAAQFLNEAGNRLKRLPDEVYALIVREVEEGVARGESIPDVTQRVNTVLTATGSERWPHRAVTVARTEVMAAVNAGAYAGAVRDAERRGDPAPFKVWLATEDTRTRPTHHEADKQRTLLTSPFIVGGAQLQFPGDPRGPAQEVINCRCTFLPVTLGETIDWTDRQDP